Proteins from one Salvelinus alpinus chromosome 34, SLU_Salpinus.1, whole genome shotgun sequence genomic window:
- the LOC139563841 gene encoding calcineurin B homologous protein 1: MGSRASTLLREEEIEEIKKETGFSHSQITRLYSRFTSLDKGENGTLSREDFQRIPELAINPLGDRIINAFFPEGEDQVNFRGFMRTLAHFRPIEDNEKNKDPTASEPLNSRSNKLLFAFRLYDLDRDDKISRDELLQVLRMMVGVNISDEQLGSIADRTIQEADQNGDNSISFNEFIKVLEKVDVEQKMSIRFLH; this comes from the exons ATGGGATCCAGAGCGTCGACAttactgagagaggaggagattgaAGAAATCAAAAAGGAGACCGGCT TTTCCCACAGCCAGATCACCCGGCTCTACAGTCGCTTTACCAGCTTGGACAAAGGAGAGAACGGCACTCTCAG TCGGGAAGATTTCCAGCGGATTCCAGAGTTGGCCATCAATCCTCTGGGAGACAGAATCATCAATGCCTTCTTTCCTGAGGG GGAGGACCAGGTCAACTTCAGAGGCTTCATGAGGACGCTTGCTCACTTCCGTCCCATAGAAGACAACGAGAAGAACAAGGACCCCACTGCCTCTGAGCCACTCAACAGCAGGAGCAATAAGCTGCTCT TTGCTTTCCGGCTGTATGACCTGGACAGAGATGATAAGATCTCCCGTGACGAGCTGCTACAG GTTCTTAGAATGATGGTTGGTGTGAACATCTCTGACGAGCAGCTGGGCAGCATCGCTGATAGGACCATCCAGGAGGCCGACCAGAATGGAGACAACTCCATTTCCTTTAATGAGTTCATTAAG